The window GCTATCTGTTGTTTGAGTTTGGTTTCGCAGAGTGTTGCTCCTGATCAAATCTCCTCGACTAGGTCGAGTTCTTCTCCCATGGCTTCGTCGTTCATTTCCTCTTCGAGGGGGGATTCAGTTCATCGAGAAGGCCCTGTCTTCGACCGTAATTACTGCCTCGGTTCCGTAGGTTAACCTGAATGGAGTCTCTCCAGGCATGGAGTGGGGTCTGGTTTTGTAAGCCCATAGTACACTGTGTAGCTCTACGAACCACCTCTTCTTGGCTTCACCTAGCAGGCATTTGAGGCCTCGAAAGATCAACTTGTTCGCGGCTTCGGCCTGCCTATTTGTTTGGGGATACTCGACGGAGTGAAATGCTACTTGGTGCCAAGCTTAGCGATGAACTCTTGGAAATTCCTATCAGTGAATTGAGTTTTGTTGTCCGTTACCAATGCTTATGGTACCCCGAATCAAGAGAGCACGTTTCATTTGTAAAAATGTAGGATGTTGTGTGTTTTGATTTTGGAGAGAGCCTCGGCCTTGACCCATTTCGTGAAGCAATCGACACCGACAATCAGGTATTTGTTTTGATATGACACGATGGGGAACGGTCTGAGGATGTCTATATCCCACCAGGCGAGGGCCACGGGGATGAAAGTGATTTGAGCTCGTGGGgaggatccacatgcatatcagCATGGCGTTGACACCGGTCCCATTTCTGAACGTGgtctttggcgtcctgctgcatcaTCGGCCAGTAATATCTCGCCCAAAGGGATTTTCTTTTCAAAGACCATTCGCCCATGTGGGGGCGTTAATGCCTTCATGGAGTTCTTGTAGGATGTCGAGGACCTTGGAGGCGTTGATGTATTTCAGCAACATGATCGAAAAATCCTCTTCGATAGAGTTTGTCTTCGATAATGACATACGAGCATGCTCTTCTTTTGGTCCTGGAGCCTTCCTTTTGGTCAGTAGGTAGCTCTGCCTTTGTGAGGAAATTATAAACGGGGGTCATCTAGCAATCACTCTCTCAAATTGCGTGCACGTCGAGTGGGGCGGTGGCTTTCCCGATGCTCGGCCGAGGGATAGTCTCTTGGATCACCTATTTGTTACCTCCCTTTTTCCTCGTGCTTGCGAGTTTGGATAGGATGTATACCCTGGTATTATGTTTGTGGGGAACATGTTCGATCAGCGCCTGGTCGAATTTCCGCATTTGTTCTTTGAAGAACGCCAggaaggttcacaacaatttccggtgtagaaattgttgtgagaaaagaacaAACGGGAATTAAATTGCAAAGAAAATAATgaaagcagaaaataaaaacagcaGCTAGCTCTTGCAGAAATTCGGACCCTTTTCATGTGTTATTCATGTGGTATTTATAGGTCTAGGTTTGCAACGGATGTCTCCCCCTTCAGTCTTCACATTTCCTTCTTTTTCTCCACGAATGTAGTGGTCTTGGAACAGGGAGAGAATGTAGGAGACGTGCATCTTCTTATGAGAtattggagacgggggtctccatttTTGATTCAGTCTTGATGACGTTTTGATGACGTGGGAGAGTGagtgggagacggacgtctccactCGTGGACCAAGCCCAAGACGGGCGTCTTTCATGACATAGTGGGGAGATTTGTGAGACGGACGTCTCACTTTCTTGAGTGGGCCACGTGCTCACTCCTTTGGGATGGGCCAATTACTCTTCGCACCTCCATTCTTTACTAATGCTTCACCTCCATTTTTACTTGTCTTTTAAACTGATTTttctctatttcttcttcttttgacaaaTAGTTCTCAACACGAACATAATACCTGAAACATCGAAAAATACCTGCATATTACtaaaataaagcaattaaatcGAATAAAAGTACTAGCAATATGTATATAAATCAAgtcaaatatatgatataaatttGTGTTATCAGGACAGTCaatgctggatgaccccagtATACAACTTTCTCACaaaaggtgaactaccgactgaCGCGAAGGAGACCTCCTCGATCAAAAGACGAGCCTGCTCATACATCATCTTCGAGGACAAACTATACCAACACGGATTTTCAATCCCTTTGCTCAAGTGCGTCGACACTACCCAGGCGTTTGAAATATTACAAGAACTGCACGAAGGAATCAACGGCCAACACCTCGGCGGTCGCTCCTTGGCAAGAAAAGCCATACGAGCTGGTTActactggccgaccatgcagcaagatTACAAAGAGAATGTTCAAAAGTGCGACAAATGTCAGCTTCATGCCGACATACACCTAGCCCCACCACGAGCTGAAATCCCTTTCTTCACCCTAGCCATTCTCCACTTGGgacatggacctcctcggacctttcccggtaGGATCGTACCAAAACAAGTATCTGATCATCGTCGTGGATTACTTTaataaatggatagaagccgaagaGCTCGCCAAAATTAACGCCCAAGACGTGCTCCGCTTCTACAAACGAAACGTGCTTGCCAAATTCGGGGTACCCCAAATGATAGTAACTGACAACGACACCCAATTCACCGATAAAAAATTCCAAGAATTTGTGGCCAAACCCGTCACCAAGCAACATTTCACCTGGGTAGAACACCCCTAGACCAACGGGCAAGCCGAAGCCGCGAACTGAGTCATCCTCCGAGGGCTGAAACGGTGGCTCGGCGAAGCCAAAAGAGGTTGGGTCGAGCATTTGCACAGCGTTTCATGGGCGTACAGAACAACACCACACTCGAGGACAGGGGAAACTCCATTTAGACTAACCTACGAGACCGAGGCCGTCATCCCCGTAGAAATCAGGGATCCTTCCCGTCGTACCGAATCACCACTCGAGGAAGAACTCAACGACAAGGCTATGAGGGAGGAGgtcgacatggtcgaggaaatcCGAGAAGGAGCCTCCCTACGAGAAACAAATTTAAAACAACATATAGCTTTGCGTCACAACGCCAAAGTCATCAAATGCGAGTTCGAAATCGAAGCCTTAGTCTTGcgtagaaacatgaaagactcacgCGAAGGAAAACTCACCCACAattgggaaggcccataccgagcTTACGACAAAATagagaacggcgcctactaccttGAGAACTTACTCAGGGAAAAACTCGCTCGACcatggaatgctgaaaaactcagacgatATTACAGCTAAAATAGCTAACATCCACCCGATCACTAACCTCCTCCGACGAGAAACGACCGGGTGCAGACGCGCGTCGTGGTACTGATGCGAACGCCCCATGAAAAAAAGGTCGGAACTCCCTACCATAGTAGAGATTTGACCACACGGGGAGGTCTACACCTAGCTACACTGTGGCAGTACCTCCGCGGCAGAACCCtcgctcgcgatgggatcgttcacgccacGAGCACTTGGCCCCGACTGCGGTCTCGTGTTCGTTGATTGCACATATCACCTCTGTGCTCCCGGTTCATTCCCCACACGACCGAAAGACCACCCGAGGTCGAGCATTatcaaataacaaaaatatttctaagtataATCCTCCCCGCACGGCCGGACGACCACCAGATGTCGAGCATAATCaaataatgaaaaaatatttcGAAGTATAACTATCCAAGCATGCATAAGTATCCAGTCATACAAAGTCCGAAGACACATGACGGGCAAAGAAAAATCAATTGTAAACACAATAAAATATCAAATAGAAATGCATTCAAAATACCGACCAAATAGGCTGGCTATATCCAAGGATTACAAAATTATGGGCACGAAGAGACCCAACATTCAAACGGGCAAAGCCCCCTGTTCAAGCAAAAAAAAATGGCATGCAGGCCAAGACGAACACAGGCACGCAGGCCCAAAGCTAACAAATTCACTCGCCATCTTCCTCAACTGGAGTACCAGGCACCACCTGACCATCCATGATTTTTGACGATAGTCCGATGTTTTCCACCTTCACACCCGAATTAAGAAGCTTCAATTGTTCAACCGCTCGACCGAAACCCGCCTCAGCAATCTCGATACAGTCGAGCTTGAGAGACTCAATCTTCTCGAGCATATCAAGCCTCGTCTTCAACCTAGCGATGTCCTCGGACTCCTCCGTAGTTGACTCCCAATCCGCCTGCAGGTCCGCTAACTTCTTTTTCTTCGCCTCCAGCTCCTCATCCTTCTTCTTCAACAGCTCCTCGactttcttcttcattttatCCTTAGTGGCGTCCGCCTTACCCAGCTTCTCCTCGGTGGCCTTCTTGTCCGACTCTGCCATTTTCAGGGCAGCATCagattttatgttttactctgatctTTATTTGATTAATCTGCGggattttagaagggtgttatagaAGGCGCGAGGCTGAGATTGGCGAGCAAAGCAATCTGAAAGCTGGAGAAGGGCAGTCAGAAGCCAATCTCCTTGAAGACAAATTCGTACATGGAAAAATGTCCCCATTGAACCGGGAGCAAATCCGATCGTCTACAGAACGACAACCAACATTGAAGTTTCTAGGGTCACTGGGCCCTCTGTCCTCGACCGCccttgaaaattctagtaacacacgatggatgtcgtatcagatgttatgacatccacttcaGCAAAGATTATAAAATTTTGCAAAGAGTAAAcaaaaaacagtaaagaacacagatGATTGTTTACTCAattcggtgtacaacaacacctactctgggggctaccaagccagggagaaaATCCACTATAAgaagtattaattcagagctaaactacccgcttacaactcttcacttaagacctacccaattcaatttcaatctagtgctagacctgagtccttactcactccccctcaatcacagcagtgataacaaACAGACAATTATAAAAAGCAAATTGAAGACACACTTCGaacaaatcttgatcttgcttagaagcttcaatcaagagacacaacactcatacttaaaagcttagagtgacacaacaaatTATAACTCAAATCACCCtactccaatacaatcatcaacgtGATAATCACTTGGATTACAAGAAACACTAACACAAACACACGtgaaaataaacacaaaacacATAATTCTTCACGCCAAAATCTCTGCCTCTGAAATTAGGATTAGCAATCTTCTTATCGGCAGCACTTGGGCCTCAggccttccaaacataaattagggttaaccaagttaacctaatttccacatcacCAGGGTGTTCACATATATGCTGTAGACGAGATATTTTAGTGCTAACCATACAACAcaaaatatatagtttcctaaattgtagcctGGGATAAATAAGGAACCATAACAGCTAAAGTATAACAGCTACTACTGTCAGATACTGATGTCATGaaatcgagcatgacatccaaccaaAACTTGTATTAGCTCAACCATACAATCCTGCACAACACTACACATAGTGTGTCATGAAATTAGTCAAGACATCACACACACACaggaatgttttaccataaaatgcagccaatataaaagcatctacaaactccccctttgacaaatttttggctaaaacaacctgtcaccacATTATCAGAGAGTCCTTGCAGCGCAAAAACACACAACACACAACCACTAACACACGACACATAGCCACTCATTCACACCTGCAGGAATAGCTAATACAACTACACATTACCACATCAGTCACACAAACAGCTCAATACTCCCATCATGTATCATTACTAACTAACTACAGAAATAAACTGCAAAATTAGACTTCATTCAACAACACCATCCAAAAAAAacttgttctggggtgacatacACTACTCCCCCTTTATGCTAGAAATGTTGCCAAAGAAACCTTGATATTCAATAAATACAGGCCAGAATTAAAAAGAAACaaccaaaaaaaaatacaaatctcCAGGAAAGACCAGACATACTCTTGTCCTCAGACTCAGAGCTACTGGAGCcaacatcatcttcttcatttgttcCATCATCTTGACTggcctcttcttcttcatcatcttttgcaAGACCTCCTTCATTCTCAGCAAGCTCAGCACCTTCTTCCATCTCAAGAGAGCTGATAACTTTTCAAGAGTCAGTTTTCTGGACTCTAGCTCCTTGCATGTTTCCCTAAGCATTGCTATCACAGCAGATTTACCTGTAGGTGTGCTGTCTTTGGATGTTCCCGTCGATGTCATAACAATGTCAGGAGCATGGGTTCCTTGGAACAACTTATAATGAAATGAAAGAACACTTTCCCTTTTGCATATAGAGTTAGTTTCAACCAAAATTTCTGGGTATTGATTCAGGATAATGCCACATATGAGGGATGGAAAAGCTATAGTACCTTTTATACTGAAGCTTCCTGCATGCTTCATAGTTTGCTCAAATATGTACGTACCATAATCAAACTTGGCTTTTGTTCCCACGGTATAGACAAATCTTCCTAGGACAGTAGAAATGGTAGATTTATGATTGGTAGGAACCCAATTTGCAGCACCAATTTTGTGCAACATGGCATACTTCATGCTTATCTTACTGGCAGACAACTTTCCTTTTAAAGGCCATCTCTTGACTTGGTTGGCAGTGATGACTTTGCATACCTTGTTATCAAAGACTTCCAGTTCAGGTTGAGCTTCATCAGACCTCCCAAAATAGTTATTGATCACAATGGAAGAAAACGTAACACACCTGCCCCTCATATACACGTTCCTATATTCCTTAGACTTTCTATCAGCACATTCTTCTGAGAGGTTCACAATGAATTCTTTCACCAGCACTTCATAGCATGTGGCAAAGTGAGCAATAGTCTTCATCAACCCTGCAGCATGAATCAGTTCCATTATATCTTTGCAGTCAATAGATTCTAAGCTAATTCTCTCTCAAGGGCTAGTCTCttttggtggacatatttccacCTGTTGACACTTGAAGTAGAATGGAAGGAAATATTATCTATGGGAAAATCAGGGACTTTTGCAGTAAGCTTGCTGGAAGTAGGCTCCTTCTTTAGTGGAATGTCTTGAACATCCACTTCAACATCAAAATCCGATTCTTCAATGACACTAGCCTTCCTCTTCTTGAGAGCAACCTTGCTCCAGGACTTGGTAGGGCCAACTAGGGTGCTCTTAGGTATAACCTTACTTTTATTGGGACCAGTGGAATTATCTTTGGAACCAGCTTTACTCCTGATGGGTCCAGTTGAAGAAGTATTTGGAACTTTCCTCTTGGGAGGACTCTGATCATCTATTTTCTTACCTTTCCTGGTCATGAGCCTTTTTGCTATGTTGGGATTTACCTTGGCAACCAGTTCATTATCAGATATATCATCAAGATCAACAACATTATTACCTGAATCATCATTAGGATCATTCTCATTGTTGTCAGTGACATCCTGAGTAGCATCAGCAACTTCAGCATTTCTTTGGACATCAGGATTCTTAGTATTGTCAATGACATTCTGAGCAACATCAGCAGCTTCATCTGTCATCTGAACATCATCACTCTTCTCATGAACCTTATCAGCATCCATAttcacatcttcatcttcttgaTCAACATTTGGGTTAGGGTTCTGAGTGGAGTCAGGGATAATAGTTTGTAGAGGTACAGAAATCCCAGGAACTTGACGTTATTCATCCAAGATTCTAGTGACTATTGCGCAATATCCTGATGAGTGTACTGTGATCCTTCCTTTGTCAGGTTCTCAAGATCAATAGACGATGAGGGATTAGAGTTCTTGCCTCATATAGCTTCTTTTGGTCTTCTTGCATGTGGAGAGCGAGGCTTCTTCACTCGAAGATCTTCAACGAACATCATTCTCAGGGGCGCAACAGCAAGCACTTCATTAGGGTTTATATTTGAAGTTCTTGGGTCCGAGTCAGATGTAGTCTTGGGAGAGGGGTATTTGGATGACTGAGACATATTGGATAGATTTGAATACTCGATAGAATGAGGTTCTTGAAAGTGGTTGAGAGCAATGGAGATGAAACAGTTGAGAGAGTAAGGTTTGAACTTGTGATGGAAATAGAAATTGTAGAGGTGAATTTGCAAATGAGGAGGGAATTTAAGGTCTTTCACACTTAGCAGCCACGTCACTAATTGATTATTTAACCTGACCAACACCTTATTTCCCAGCTGCTTTGATTGCTATAATTCCTCATGGATACATATTCCTAACTTGCTTCTCAACTAGCTGAAGTTCAGTTGATACATGTTCTAAGCAAATTACTTTGTCTTCTACATGTTCTCTTATGAAGTGATGTCTgatatcaatatgcttggttctgtgatcgcgactttacgtgtctataaatatgatgactgcaagtgcacagtcgtgtcgtgtagttttaaaagatacatgttttagtttgtttttgtgttttttagttgacggagttacattcgcactccgctgctcgacctctggagtcttaagctgggaatggagcggaaataacgtgtccgattaggagaaagaatgcctcggaggcgagatagagaagagagagaTTTGTCGAGCGTTTCGGGTGTACCCCTTAAACAAGGGAGACTCGAATTActcttgttggtgttttttaagattGGGAATTTTCACTCaagtgattcccttaagcaagggagacgagAGTTTCtatttccctttttattagtcaagccTTCATTAAGcattttttaggtgttttcttggtATCTTTCAAGGGAAATTAAGTCAAGcatttgttaggtgttttaaagttgaaaaggaaaagaaatgggaaactagcctaataactagcctaagtgttcaaatgggaatttctagatcctaatgttatcatggtttctaccaaaggttaggaattaaagaaacatggaaattaaagtcacaattagaagcaaaaattgagaatgatataatggtacaaaattacacacaagcataaagtaacaagtcaaaatatagtacaaaaatgaattaaaaatactactatttttattctatttttctaTGTAAAAAATTGTGTTAAAGTCTAAAAGAAACATAGGAGAAAAATCTAAGTAAAAACCTAAATTCTACTAATTTTTTAATGTGAATCAGGGGGGTGTTAATCTGAATTACATGGTGTGATTAGAAAACACTGGGCTCAGGGTGTTGGCCCAGTAGGATTGTTGTTGTTACAGAATTTCTATGCCAAAAATGCAATGGGCTTAGGGGTGTAGCTAGCAATTCGGCCCAGAGAGTTTTTTGTTTTCAGAGTTGGCCAAAAAATAGCGTGAGATGGGCCAAGGGGAGGTGCGTGAAGCAGAATGGCCCAAGAGGTTGTTTGATCCATGATTTTTATGATTCAGAATTATGAAAAacaattaactaaattaatttaaaaaataaaaatgaataacaaGGAATTAGGGTTGGTTCTAATGTGATGATTCAAATTCCTATTACTCAGACTCCTTCCCTTTTTCTTATTCTCTCTCACAAACGCTCCTCGCCGGAATCCCCCATGACGGCGACTACGAAGGCCAAAGGCCAAAACCTCCGATTGGAACCCCTAACACCATCGTTACGTTACCTCGACTACGACAATCTTTTCCGTTTTCTTTGATTCTCCCTCAAATTCTCATAATCAAACCCAAAGTGAAACCCTAGATCTAGCTAAATGTTCAATTAATCAGCGATGGTGACGAATCAAGGAACGAGACCATGGGGAAAATAATCAAAGGATACataaccaaaccaaattgaaccatatatatggtttggtttggatcttaaaactatTTTACTAAAACcggtttaattttttaaaaccggTTTACATATGGTTTGCTTTGGTTCTAAACCGATTTTTCACAAAAACCAGTTTTAACAAAAAAACCGGTTTTAAACCGGTTCTCTCAAAaccagttttttttttcttttaaaaaaccagttttataaaaaaaccagttttaaaaccagtttttaaaaataaccagtttaaaaaccagtttttaaaaataaccaatttaaaaactagtttttaaaaataaccagTTTAAACaccagtttttaaaaataaccaatttaaaaaccagtttttaaaaataaccaatttaaaaaccagtttttaaaaataaccagTTTAAAAACCAATTTTATATCATTTTCAAATAGCATTAAAACTAAACATAAAAAGACCATTATAAGAGCAAATACTTGTGACTTATAAGAGCAAATTCTGTTTAACATGTAAAGAGACATAAGTTCtacaaaattaagattaaaacTAGTATTATTCTAATCCTAATATGGTTCACAAAAGATCTAGTAGTTAAATGAAGTTTAATTAAACCGACACACCAAATATCatatagcaacaaaaaaaaaagacactCCAAAATGGACATGTTAAGTCCTCTTGTTTGTTGGTTGTCTTGGTCTCAAGAAGCTCTGAGCACTTTCTTCTTCCACGCTAATGCCAAATTCTTCCTCAACTCTCATCACAATCTCAACCTGCACAAAATTTAAAATGGCAATATACATTCATAATCTTGATTACTCGTATAAAGATAAAACTTACTAATAAAGAATTGAATTCCAACAAACATTTTAAGAGCTTGCCCAAATATTTGCCAAAACATTTGAAGCAGCTTTACTAACAGGGACTATAACATGGACAGTAAGAtcctatttgaaaaaaatatgagtATAACCAAACATATTCATATATGGACAGTAAGATTTATTAGTTATTGGATAATATGCTACCTTACCAACCATGAATTCATTATCATAAAATGAAAATAGAGAATGGCTTATCTTATCACTCTCCATAAATATTAAAACCCAATAATGGAGAAAAGTGAAAAAAGGGCTGAAAGATAATCCCATTTCTAATTCGTATGCAGCAACAAGAATGGTTTTGAAGTTCCAGTCTCTTAAGGAAGAGAAAGAGTCGTTAAATATTTAATAGAAAAGCTTTACCGAGTGTAGTACAACAATTAAACCGAGAAGTCCTCTTCAAGTGCAACGGAGGTTGAAGATGTTGAACAGCTAGCACCATCTTCCGTATAAAGTAATTCTACAAAACATATAAATACATTTCATTATGCCTCaagtataataaataataatacaatagCGAATATACTTAGTTATCATACCTTGCTCATATCTCTCAAGAAGATCAAAATCTTCATTTGTAATCAAGGATGAAGATGTTCCTTTGAGCCAATCCTGAGTGCATATCAATGCTTCGACTGTTTTAGGTGTTAATGAGCTACGATATGGATAAAGCACCCTTTCCCCTGTACTGAATGCAGATTCAAACGCCACTGTGCTTATTGGTATAGCTAGCACATCTCTTGCAATGTTTGCAAGGATGGGATAGCGGCCAGAGTTTACTCTCCACCACTCTAGAACATTTATCTCCATGTTATGCTCTAATTTCTCTCCAAGATAAGCAATTAATTCATTGTCTGCATTGTCACACCCTTCTGAAAGATAGAACTCAACAGTTCCATAAGGATGACTAACACTACCAAAAACTTGCGGCTCATTTGAATTACCTTGAGGACACATAAATCCAACACAATATTCCTCATAAATAGATGTCAAGCAAGACTCTAAGGTTCCTTTCAAGGCATCAGCATCAACCTTATTATAATATCTTCGTACCATCCAATCAACCAATCTAACCTTGCGTCTAAGGTCGAAAACTAGAGCAATCAACAACAACATGATAAGCTTATCATGAGATCCCCAATACTTATCatacttcttcttcatcttttgaGCTGCTGAACGTAGATGTTCATCTTCAGACGCACACATAGCCACAATGCTCTTTCCAATACCAAGGACCTCAAACATATAAATATTGCTTGCCAAATAAGATGACCCTGATATTTTTACAGTAGCATCATAAAACAATTTCAGGAATGGAATGATTAAGTTGATATGCTTCCAATCGTCTTTCGTCGGAACACCTT of the Vicia villosa cultivar HV-30 ecotype Madison, WI unplaced genomic scaffold, Vvil1.0 ctg.000286F_1_1, whole genome shotgun sequence genome contains:
- the LOC131626405 gene encoding uncharacterized protein LOC131626405; translation: MELIHAAGLMKTIAHFATCYEVLVKEFIVNLSEECADRKSKEYRNVYMRGRCVTFSSIVINNYFGRSDEAQPELEVFDNKVCKVITANQVKRWPLKGKLSASKISMKYAMLHKIGAANWVPTNHKSTISTVLGRFVYTVGTKAKFDYGTYIFEQTMKHAGSFSIKGTIAFPSLICGIILNQYPEILVETNSICKRESVLSFHYKLFQGTHAPDIVMTSTGTSKDSTPTGAELAENEGGLAKDDEEEEASQDDGTNEEDDVGSSSSESEDKSFFGNISSIKGE